In Emys orbicularis isolate rEmyOrb1 chromosome 12, rEmyOrb1.hap1, whole genome shotgun sequence, one genomic interval encodes:
- the LOC135886566 gene encoding granzyme H-like, translating to MLILILLPAAFLLPPGAVAGEIIDGCEAQPHSRPYMAYLDIQSRDKRSCCGGFLVSENFMLPAAHCNGDKIIVILGAHNITKNELSRQVIPVRRPYPNQDYDKEAPHNNDIILLQLERKARLNGYVGLIPLPVAHQRMHPGTVCSIAGWGSTSAHNILNSNTLREADVVVMQDAACPRNPGGIYRDYNPSTMMCVGDPEKGKSSFKGDSGGPLVCQQTAQGIVSWGSKVGTPPAVYTRVSTFIPWIRKTMRMLQP from the exons GTGAGATCATCGATGGCTGTGaagcccagccccactccaggccCTACATGGCCTATCTGGACATACAAAGCAGAGACAAGAGGTCTTGCTGTGGAGGGTTCCTGGTGTCGGAGAACTTCATGCTGCCCGCCGCTCACTGCAATGGAGA CAAGATCATTGTCATCCTGGGAGCCCACAACATTACCAAAAACGAATTGAGCCGACAAGTGATCCCTGTGAGACGCCCATACCCCAACCAGGATTATGACAAAGAGGCGCCCCATAATAACGACATCATTCTGCTGCAG CTGGAGCGCAAAGCACGTCTCAATGGATATGTCGGGCTCATCCCCCTGCCCGTGGCCCATCAGCGAATGCATCCAGGCACCGTGTGCAGCATCGCCGGCTGGGGCTCGACCAGTGCACACAATATTCTGAACTCGAACACACTCCGGGAGGCGGACGTGGTGGTGATGCAGGATGCTGCGTGTCCGAGGAATCCTGGTGGGATATACCGTGACTATAACCCCTCCACCATGATGTGTGTGGGGGACCcagagaagggcaaaagctcTTTCAAG GGTGACTCTGGGGGTCCCCTGGTGTGCCAGCAAACAGCCCAGGGCATCGTCTCTTGGGGATCAAAGGTGGGGACCCCACCCGCTGTGTACACAAGAGTCTCCACCTTCATCCCCTGGATACGGAAGACTATGAGGATGCTGCAGCCTTGA
- the LOC135886561 gene encoding granzyme H-like, producing the protein MVMMLILILLPAAFLLPPGAGAGEIIGGWEAKPHSRPYMAYLEIQHGVSRSLCGGFLVSENFVLTAAHCNGNKIIVVLGVHDITKQEQSRQVIPVRCQYPHQDYDKKSHNNDIMLLELERKARLNGYVGLIPLPVAHQRMHPGTVCSIAGWGSTSAHNILNSNTLREADVVVMQDAACPRNPGGIYRDYNPSTMMCVGDPEKGKSSFKGDSGGPLVCQQTAQGIVSWGSKVGTPPAVYTRVSTFIPWIRKTMRMLQP; encoded by the exons ATGGTGATGATGTTGATCCTGATCCTGCTGCCCgcggcctttctcctgccccccggTGCTGGGGCTG GTGAGATAATCGGGGGCTGGGAAGCCAAGCCCCACTCCAGACCCTACATGGCCTATCTGGAAATACAACATGGAGTTAGTAGATCCTTATGTGGAGGGTTCCTGGTGTCGGAGAACTTCGTGCTGACGGCCGCTCACTGTAATGGAAA CAAGATCATTGTCGTCCTGGGAGTCCATGATATTACCAAACAGGAACAGAGCCGACAAGTGATCCCTGTGAGATGCCAGTACCCCCACCAGGATTATGACAAGAAGTCCCATAATAACGACATCATGCTGCTGGAG CTGGAGCGCAAAGCACGTCTCAATGGATATGTCGGGCTCATCCCCCTGCCCGTGGCCCATCAGCGAATGCATCCAGGCACCGTGTGCAGCATCGCCGGCTGGGGCTCGACCAGTGCACACAATATTCTGAACTCGAACACACTCCGGGAGGCGGACGTGGTGGTGATGCAGGATGCTGCGTGTCCGAGGAATCCTGGTGGGATATACCGTGACTATAACCCCTCCACCATGATGTGTGTGGGGGACCcagagaagggcaaaagctcTTTCAAG GGTGACTCTGGGGGTCCCCTGGTGTGCCAGCAAACAGCCCAGGGCATCGTCTCTTGGGGATCAAAGGTGGGGACCCCACCCGCTGTGTACACAAGAGTCTCCACCTTCATCCCCTGGATACGGAAGACTATGAGGATGCTGCAGCCTTGA